One Desulfobacterales bacterium genomic region harbors:
- a CDS encoding class II aldolase/adducin family protein, which translates to MNELKSQVARCCRLLEANHLIDFSGHVSCRVNEDLFLINSHGKSRLEVGPDDIVEANMDATAVQAGVRLPSETHIHSSIYQARKDIHAVAHLHSPAVISLSIARQPIFPAIFQGTLFADGIPIYEDARHVNTASRGDSLAMALGKAKVVIIRGHGSVVVAESVKALFFLSIYFEKNAQRLLEAYHAGDPEPLSDEEQEEGQAALLKGSIINKVWDYYLSKLP; encoded by the coding sequence ATGAATGAGTTAAAATCCCAAGTCGCACGCTGCTGTCGCCTGCTGGAGGCAAATCACCTGATCGATTTCAGCGGTCATGTCAGTTGCCGTGTCAATGAAGATTTATTTCTGATTAATTCTCACGGAAAAAGCCGGCTGGAAGTTGGGCCCGACGATATCGTAGAAGCAAATATGGACGCCACTGCAGTCCAGGCGGGTGTCCGGCTGCCGTCCGAAACCCACATACATTCATCCATTTATCAGGCCAGAAAAGACATCCATGCCGTCGCTCACCTGCACTCCCCGGCGGTGATCAGCCTCAGCATTGCCCGGCAGCCGATTTTCCCGGCCATTTTTCAAGGCACCCTGTTCGCCGACGGCATCCCCATCTACGAAGATGCCCGGCATGTCAACACCGCCTCCCGTGGTGACAGCCTGGCAATGGCGCTGGGAAAGGCCAAGGTGGTAATCATCCGCGGGCATGGATCTGTGGTCGTTGCCGAAAGTGTGAAGGCGCTCTTCTTTTTGAGTATTTATTTCGAAAAAAACGCCCAGCGACTCCTGGAAGCATATCATGCCGGGGATCCGGAACCCCTTTCAGACGAAGAACAGGAAGAAGGTCAGGCTGCCCTGCTAAAAGGAAGCATCATCAACAAGGTTTGGGATTATTATTTAAGCAAATTGCCTTGA